In the genome of Chryseobacterium oryzae, one region contains:
- the uxaC gene encoding glucuronate isomerase has protein sequence MSNFINPKEVFGESFLLESQKAENLYFGYAKEMPIIDYHNHLEPDVISNNQNFRSPTAIWLDGDHYKWRAMRNFGIDESFISGKTSDFEKFQKWAEVLPNTLRNPLFHWTHLELKNPFGIQEYLSPKNADSIYHQMNERLQTADFLPQSIIRNFKVTTLCTTDDPADDLAYHKALKSSSFETAVLPAFRPDVYIYIINPEHYLSGIKKLESVCGVTIESASDLLNALQSRIQYFAESGAKVADHGFEYFPDTTLWNHNLETEFADFLKGNTKTFSNPEALCGYLLKELCKMYHEKGWVQQFHVGATRNNNSDMLRKIGINAGYDAIGDQYFAQRMSVLLDELNSSGQLTKTIIYNLNSTYNEVLASLAGNFNEAGIKSKVQFGAAWWFLDQLDGMKKQMNTLSNIGLISTFVGMLTDSRSLLSFSRHDYFRRLLCNMFGSEMERGLLPNDEEWVGKIIQDICYNNAKDYFNF, from the coding sequence ATGAGCAATTTCATTAATCCTAAAGAAGTTTTCGGAGAATCATTTTTATTGGAATCCCAAAAGGCTGAGAATCTCTATTTCGGCTATGCTAAAGAGATGCCAATTATTGATTATCACAATCATCTGGAGCCGGATGTGATTTCTAACAATCAAAATTTCCGTTCTCCAACGGCAATTTGGTTGGATGGCGACCATTATAAATGGCGTGCAATGCGGAATTTTGGTATTGATGAATCATTCATTTCCGGGAAAACCTCAGATTTTGAAAAATTCCAAAAATGGGCAGAAGTATTGCCAAATACGCTTAGGAATCCTTTGTTTCATTGGACACATCTAGAGCTTAAAAACCCTTTCGGAATCCAAGAGTATCTTTCGCCAAAAAATGCAGATTCTATTTATCATCAGATGAATGAACGCTTGCAGACGGCAGATTTTTTACCGCAATCGATAATTAGGAATTTTAAGGTCACGACACTTTGTACGACCGACGATCCTGCCGATGATTTAGCCTATCATAAAGCCTTAAAAAGCAGTAGTTTTGAAACGGCTGTTTTACCGGCATTTCGTCCGGATGTTTACATCTATATCATTAATCCGGAACACTATCTTTCGGGCATCAAAAAACTAGAAAGTGTCTGTGGCGTTACAATCGAATCTGCTTCTGATTTGCTGAATGCTTTACAGTCGAGAATCCAATATTTTGCCGAATCTGGCGCAAAAGTTGCCGACCACGGATTCGAATATTTCCCGGATACCACACTTTGGAACCATAATCTTGAAACCGAATTTGCTGACTTTCTAAAAGGCAACACCAAAACCTTTTCCAACCCAGAAGCGCTTTGTGGATATCTCTTGAAAGAACTCTGCAAAATGTATCACGAAAAAGGCTGGGTGCAGCAATTTCACGTGGGAGCCACCAGAAATAATAATTCTGATATGTTAAGGAAAATCGGAATTAATGCGGGTTACGATGCGATTGGCGATCAATATTTTGCCCAAAGAATGAGCGTTCTTTTGGATGAGCTCAATTCGTCCGGTCAACTCACAAAAACCATTATTTATAACCTTAATTCTACTTATAACGAGGTTTTGGCTTCTTTAGCAGGGAATTTCAATGAAGCTGGCATCAAATCTAAAGTTCAGTTCGGTGCAGCCTGGTGGTTTTTGGACCAGTTGGACGGTATGAAAAAGCAGATGAATACATTGTCGAACATTGGTCTTATCAGCACTTTTGTCGGAATGCTAACGGATTCCAGAAGTTTGTTGTCTTTCTCTCGTCACGATTATTTCAGAAGACTTTTGTGTAATATGTTTGGCAGCGAGATGGAGCGGGGTTTGTTGCCCAATGACGAAGAATGGGTAGGGAAAATCATTCAGGATATCTGTTATAACAATGCTAAAGATTATTTTAATTTTTAA
- a CDS encoding SDR family oxidoreductase: MKEMFSIENKVAVITGASGVLGGSLAKSFVKAGAKVVALGRNQKTLDTCIKELTDSGGDALAVEANVLNLESLENASKKILEKYGKIDILLNIAGGNIPTATLSPNQSFFDMNMDGWDEVTDLNINGTVYPSYVFGKVMAEQGSGSIVNISSMAAYSAITRVAGYSAAKSAITNFTQWLASDVALKFGDKIRVNAVAPGFFIGDQNRAILLNPDGSLTDRSKKVIAKTPMQRFGEVEELNGAVQFLCSDAASFITGALLPVDGGFSAFSGV, translated from the coding sequence ATGAAAGAAATGTTTAGTATTGAAAACAAAGTTGCGGTAATTACCGGTGCTTCGGGCGTTTTGGGTGGCAGTCTTGCAAAAAGTTTTGTTAAAGCAGGTGCAAAAGTGGTTGCTTTGGGACGAAATCAGAAAACGCTTGACACCTGTATAAAAGAACTCACAGATTCTGGTGGCGATGCCTTGGCGGTTGAAGCCAATGTTCTCAATTTGGAAAGTCTGGAAAATGCCTCGAAAAAAATCCTTGAAAAATACGGTAAAATTGATATTCTCCTCAATATTGCCGGCGGAAATATCCCAACTGCGACTTTGTCGCCCAACCAATCGTTTTTTGATATGAATATGGACGGATGGGATGAGGTCACGGATCTTAACATCAACGGAACGGTGTATCCGAGCTACGTTTTTGGGAAAGTAATGGCGGAGCAGGGCAGCGGCAGTATTGTCAATATTTCGTCTATGGCGGCTTATTCTGCGATTACTAGAGTCGCTGGCTATTCGGCAGCGAAATCGGCTATTACCAATTTTACACAATGGCTGGCTTCTGATGTTGCTCTGAAATTCGGGGATAAAATAAGAGTTAATGCCGTGGCACCCGGATTTTTTATTGGCGACCAAAACCGCGCAATTCTCCTGAATCCCGATGGTTCTTTAACCGACCGAAGCAAGAAAGTAATTGCCAAAACGCCGATGCAACGATTTGGTGAAGTGGAAGAACTCAACGGTGCTGTTCAATTTCTATGCTCCGACGCTGCAAGCTTTATCACCGGTGCTTTATTGCCTGTTGATGGTGGTTTCAGCGCATTTAGCGGGGTGTAA
- the uxuA gene encoding mannonate dehydratase yields the protein MEKTWRWFGKKDKIKLETLRQIGVEGIVSALHDISNGEIWSLEAIIDYKNYIENHGLRWSVVESLPVSEAIKYGGEDRDFLIENYIKSLENLGKAGVTTVCYNFMPVLDWARTDLFYQWEDGSSSLYFDKAKFAYFEIHILKREGAEKDYNQAILNKVEELKNTLTENDNNDLIDSVIVKTQGFVNGNIKEGELNPVEKFNNLLALYDGIDKNQLRENLKYFLEKIMPVCETWGIQMCVHPDDPPFALLGLPRIVTNEEDIEWFLNAVDNPHNGLTFCAGSLSANLNNDVPKLAQKFASRTKFVHLRSTNVFDNGDFIEAHHLGGRGQLIEVIKVFEKENPSLPMRIDHGRLLTEDIDKGYNPGYSFLGRMLALGQIEGVMAAVRSELDKE from the coding sequence ATGGAAAAAACTTGGCGCTGGTTCGGCAAAAAAGATAAGATAAAATTAGAAACACTTCGCCAGATTGGTGTTGAAGGAATTGTTTCTGCATTGCACGATATTTCAAACGGAGAAATCTGGAGTTTGGAGGCGATTATAGATTATAAAAATTACATAGAAAATCACGGTCTTCGTTGGTCGGTTGTAGAAAGTCTCCCGGTGAGCGAGGCAATCAAATACGGAGGGGAAGACCGCGATTTTTTAATTGAGAATTATATCAAAAGTCTCGAAAATCTGGGGAAAGCAGGCGTAACAACAGTTTGTTACAACTTTATGCCGGTTTTGGATTGGGCAAGAACAGACCTTTTTTACCAGTGGGAAGATGGTTCATCGTCTTTGTATTTTGACAAAGCCAAATTTGCCTACTTCGAAATCCATATTCTGAAAAGAGAAGGCGCAGAAAAAGATTATAATCAGGCTATTCTTAATAAAGTTGAGGAATTAAAAAATACTTTGACAGAAAACGATAACAATGATTTAATAGATTCTGTGATTGTAAAAACGCAAGGTTTTGTCAACGGGAATATCAAAGAAGGCGAACTGAATCCGGTTGAGAAGTTCAACAATTTATTGGCTCTGTATGATGGGATTGATAAAAACCAGCTTCGCGAAAACCTAAAATATTTCCTCGAAAAAATAATGCCGGTTTGTGAAACCTGGGGCATCCAAATGTGTGTACATCCCGACGATCCGCCATTTGCATTATTGGGATTACCGAGAATCGTTACCAATGAAGAAGACATCGAATGGTTTCTCAATGCGGTTGATAATCCACATAACGGACTGACATTCTGTGCGGGTTCACTAAGTGCAAATCTTAACAACGATGTTCCAAAACTGGCTCAAAAATTTGCTTCAAGAACAAAGTTTGTGCACCTGAGAAGCACCAATGTTTTTGATAATGGTGATTTTATCGAAGCGCATCATTTGGGCGGAAGAGGGCAATTGATTGAGGTCATCAAAGTATTTGAAAAAGAAAATCCTTCTTTACCGATGCGTATCGACCACGGCCGACTTCTAACCGAAGATATCGACAAAGGCTATAATCCGGGCTACTCATTCTTAGGAAGAATGTTGGCATTGGGTCAAATTGAAGGGGTGATGGCTGCAGTGCGGTCAGAATTAGATAAAGAATAA
- a CDS encoding RagB/SusD family nutrient uptake outer membrane protein, whose product MIKINKKIVLGVLVCTLSLSSCNEVLDEQPRSGYTVDYFNSADGVTSGVTALYRSLRLLYGNGYYMSATQNGTDEATWGQSADGNFKDLDMTGAANAINSNTFPTSMVWGSVFPYINTANGIIERGPKFSIAESLVSEARFFRGFYYFQLVQTYGGAPLDLGSGELALNISPTTRSKRNTVPEVYTRAIFPDLLKAIDNLPAAPRVTGGVTKNVAKLYLAKAYLTYGWWLQNPNNIPTYPDTPRVDPAGHNAQWYFQKAYDLSLEGINSPGSYALQPTYYDVNEGSKDRNSEEMLYADHTASSIFYNEGDPVGYGSGWAPDNFAGWMQTWNYTNIKSSKSATSFVSASPITREAAQPLGRPWVRLAPPIGVIKNTFADKTNDSRYDGTFVTTYRGNWQKTGTGNESLTTMYNANNLPVSVGGAILSFLDDDSQMNNIIYPSGSGQNNIGAGTLPGRADYVISPNGISRIVYPGLWKIGPYQTNDPNGLGYPNAAITRPFPVAKFSEFYFIAAEAAVKGASGAMSARDLINVIRARAGKWRFSNKNNATYIADNSAAMIAATPSVITIDYILQERSREYYGEFYRWFDLVRTQKWAEYGATYQIGGTAYGNHTPQTFTRNIQPYHYLRPIPQGQLDAMSEMSADEKAKYQNPGY is encoded by the coding sequence ATGATAAAAATCAACAAAAAAATAGTATTAGGAGTTCTGGTATGTACATTATCATTATCTAGTTGTAATGAAGTATTAGACGAACAGCCGAGATCAGGATATACGGTAGATTATTTCAATTCTGCAGATGGAGTTACCTCAGGAGTTACCGCATTGTACAGAAGTTTACGTTTACTCTATGGTAATGGTTATTATATGAGTGCTACTCAAAATGGTACCGATGAAGCTACTTGGGGACAAAGTGCAGATGGTAACTTTAAAGACCTAGACATGACGGGTGCAGCTAATGCGATCAATTCAAACACATTTCCTACAAGTATGGTTTGGGGTTCGGTTTTCCCGTATATCAATACAGCAAACGGAATTATTGAGAGAGGTCCGAAATTTAGCATTGCAGAATCTCTTGTTTCTGAGGCAAGATTTTTCAGAGGATTTTATTATTTCCAATTGGTACAAACTTACGGAGGGGCACCATTAGATTTAGGTTCAGGAGAACTAGCACTTAATATTTCTCCAACAACTAGATCTAAGAGAAATACAGTACCAGAAGTATATACTAGAGCAATTTTTCCTGATTTGCTTAAAGCAATCGATAATCTTCCGGCAGCGCCTAGGGTGACCGGTGGTGTAACAAAAAATGTTGCTAAATTATATCTGGCAAAAGCATATTTAACATACGGGTGGTGGTTGCAAAACCCAAATAACATTCCTACTTATCCGGATACTCCGAGAGTAGATCCGGCGGGGCATAATGCACAATGGTATTTCCAAAAAGCGTATGACTTGTCTTTAGAAGGAATTAACAGCCCTGGTTCTTATGCTTTACAGCCAACATATTATGACGTAAACGAAGGCTCTAAGGATCGTAATTCAGAAGAAATGCTTTATGCAGATCATACGGCTTCTAGTATTTTCTATAATGAAGGAGATCCTGTAGGATACGGTTCTGGATGGGCACCAGATAACTTTGCAGGATGGATGCAAACTTGGAACTATACCAATATAAAAAGTAGTAAATCTGCGACTTCTTTTGTTTCTGCAAGTCCTATAACAAGAGAAGCAGCACAACCATTAGGAAGACCTTGGGTTCGTTTGGCACCGCCAATTGGAGTGATCAAAAATACATTTGCTGACAAGACTAATGATTCTCGTTATGATGGTACTTTCGTAACTACTTATAGAGGTAATTGGCAAAAAACCGGAACAGGTAACGAATCTCTTACAACTATGTACAATGCTAATAATTTGCCTGTTTCTGTAGGGGGTGCAATCTTAAGCTTTTTAGATGATGATTCACAAATGAATAATATTATTTATCCTTCAGGTAGTGGTCAAAATAATATTGGTGCAGGTACTTTACCAGGAAGAGCAGATTATGTAATTTCTCCAAATGGAATCAGCAGAATCGTATATCCAGGTTTGTGGAAAATAGGACCTTATCAGACTAATGATCCTAATGGTCTTGGATATCCAAATGCGGCTATTACCAGACCATTCCCTGTAGCAAAATTCTCTGAGTTCTATTTTATTGCAGCAGAAGCAGCGGTGAAAGGTGCATCAGGTGCAATGAGTGCAAGAGATCTAATTAATGTTATCCGTGCAAGAGCAGGGAAATGGAGGTTTAGCAATAAAAATAATGCTACTTATATTGCTGATAATAGTGCTGCAATGATAGCTGCAACTCCTTCGGTTATCACAATAGATTATATCTTACAAGAGAGATCAAGAGAATATTACGGAGAATTTTACAGATGGTTCGATTTGGTAAGAACTCAGAAATGGGCAGAATATGGTGCAACCTATCAGATTGGTGGTACAGCATATGGCAATCATACACCACAAACATTTACTAGAAATATCCAGCCGTATCATTATCTAAGACCAATTCCTCAAGGGCAGTTAGATGCTATGAGTGAAATGTCGGCAGATGAAAAAGCAAAATACCAAAATCCAGGGTATTAA
- a CDS encoding SusC/RagA family TonB-linked outer membrane protein has protein sequence MNLFHLSKTNRAALFFAMALLPSGMAYAQSKKDTVTKEKQIEEVVVIGYGTQRKEAVTGSVATVKGEALREVPTTNITQALQSRTAGVDINQTSSRPGATMKIRIRGSRSLSDGANDPLVVLDGIPFIGSLGDISSSDIKSIDILKDASATAIYGSRGANGVILVTTNRGAKGQKPRFTYNSFTGFQTLFSRYPMMNAAQLTQLRHDAGDLIKNGDSEKDGTDTDWQKLYYKPAIMTSHDIGVSGGTDGGNYNVGLSYLKQDAIVPLQNYERMALRIGLDQQVGKSFKFGFTTNSNFVKSEGNGVASAPTLGYSPLASPYDELGNLRRTLTMSSNMDQAWVYTRKSIEALGDKYVDETKAFSSYNNFYGEVKLPIDGLKYRLNVGLDFRTSNGGNYVGVGVFNTNPGSISSAGKRNDQTYHWTLENLLTYDKTFGKHKINAVGLYSSEQNTWMGGSMSAKNVPADFFQYYNLGQSPQTDITVNPGDQYYGRSGLMSYMARAMYTFDNKYMITGTVRADASSVLAEGHKWHTYPAISVGWNVANESFMQNIKFINSFKLRYGWGQTSNQAISPYTTLGALNVNPYNFGAGYASGVSINTSPNPSLSWEFSKTHNAGVDFGILNNRITGTVEYYNTHTFGILQRKGLPPSAGIPGGVLENVGDVENKGWEASLNATIIDSKDDGFTWDAGVNWYANRNQILSIASGRDRDEGNLWFVGHNINALYDYQYVGLWQKGDPYLNILEPQVGAAPGMIKVLYTGGYKADGTPERAIGPQDRQIIDTNPKWQGGFNMKFAYKGFELSTVGAFQKGGVLISSIYGSAGYLNRLTGRGNNVDVDYYTDDNPNARYPKPGGLQSGDNAKYLSTLALFDGSYLKLRTLTLGYNLKKEYLNDLGLNNLRIYFTVTNPLVLFSPYHKQSGMDPEPNSTGDQNQAVSGYQSRQLIIGTNNPATRSFIMGINLSF, from the coding sequence ATGAATCTATTTCATTTAAGTAAAACCAATAGAGCTGCATTATTTTTTGCGATGGCTTTATTGCCGTCTGGTATGGCTTATGCTCAGAGTAAAAAGGATACCGTTACGAAAGAAAAGCAGATTGAGGAGGTTGTGGTTATTGGATATGGAACTCAAAGAAAAGAAGCAGTTACAGGATCTGTGGCTACAGTTAAAGGTGAAGCACTTAGAGAAGTGCCAACTACTAACATTACTCAGGCATTACAAAGTAGAACAGCTGGTGTAGATATTAATCAAACTTCGAGTAGGCCAGGTGCTACAATGAAAATTAGAATTAGAGGTTCCAGATCTCTATCAGACGGTGCAAACGATCCTTTAGTAGTTTTAGACGGAATTCCTTTTATAGGTTCTTTGGGAGACATCAGCTCTAGTGATATTAAAAGTATTGATATCCTAAAAGATGCATCAGCAACGGCTATATATGGATCAAGAGGTGCCAATGGTGTTATCTTAGTGACTACAAATAGAGGAGCAAAAGGTCAAAAGCCAAGATTTACCTATAATTCTTTCACAGGTTTTCAGACACTTTTTTCCAGATATCCTATGATGAATGCGGCTCAACTTACTCAGTTAAGACATGATGCCGGTGATTTGATTAAGAATGGAGATAGTGAGAAAGATGGCACTGATACCGACTGGCAGAAATTATATTACAAACCTGCGATAATGACCAGCCACGATATTGGAGTGTCTGGAGGTACAGATGGCGGTAATTATAATGTTGGTTTGTCTTATCTAAAACAAGATGCTATAGTACCGTTACAAAACTACGAGCGTATGGCTCTAAGAATAGGTCTAGATCAGCAGGTGGGAAAGAGTTTTAAATTTGGATTTACCACAAATTCTAACTTTGTAAAATCTGAAGGTAATGGTGTTGCTTCTGCTCCAACATTAGGATACTCTCCATTAGCAAGCCCTTATGACGAACTTGGAAATTTAAGAAGAACTCTTACGATGTCATCCAATATGGATCAGGCTTGGGTATATACTAGAAAAAGTATAGAAGCTCTTGGAGATAAATATGTAGATGAAACTAAAGCTTTCTCGTCTTACAATAATTTTTATGGAGAAGTAAAATTACCTATTGATGGTTTAAAATACCGTCTTAACGTAGGTTTAGATTTTAGAACATCCAATGGAGGTAATTATGTTGGTGTGGGTGTTTTCAATACAAATCCAGGTTCAATCTCTTCTGCTGGTAAAAGGAATGACCAAACCTACCATTGGACGCTCGAAAACTTGTTAACCTATGATAAAACATTTGGTAAACATAAGATTAATGCTGTAGGTTTATATTCTTCTGAGCAGAATACCTGGATGGGTGGTTCTATGAGTGCTAAAAATGTACCTGCAGATTTTTTCCAATATTATAATCTTGGGCAGTCTCCTCAAACGGATATTACAGTTAATCCTGGAGATCAGTACTATGGTAGAAGTGGTTTGATGTCTTATATGGCAAGAGCTATGTACACTTTCGATAATAAGTACATGATTACAGGTACAGTACGTGCAGATGCTTCGTCTGTATTGGCAGAAGGTCACAAGTGGCATACCTATCCGGCAATATCTGTGGGATGGAATGTAGCTAATGAAAGCTTTATGCAGAATATAAAGTTTATCAATTCATTTAAATTGAGATATGGTTGGGGGCAGACATCCAACCAAGCAATTAGTCCCTATACAACTTTAGGAGCACTTAACGTTAATCCGTACAACTTTGGAGCAGGTTATGCAAGTGGAGTTTCTATTAATACATCTCCCAATCCATCTTTAAGCTGGGAATTTTCTAAAACACATAATGCAGGTGTCGATTTTGGCATCTTAAATAATAGAATTACTGGTACTGTAGAATATTATAATACCCATACATTTGGAATATTACAAAGAAAAGGTCTTCCGCCATCTGCAGGAATTCCTGGAGGGGTACTAGAAAATGTTGGTGATGTTGAAAATAAAGGATGGGAAGCATCTCTTAATGCAACTATTATTGATAGTAAAGATGACGGATTTACTTGGGATGCTGGTGTTAACTGGTATGCTAACAGAAACCAAATTCTTTCTATTGCTTCCGGACGTGATAGAGATGAAGGAAATCTTTGGTTTGTAGGTCATAATATTAATGCTTTATACGATTATCAATATGTTGGTTTATGGCAAAAAGGAGATCCTTATCTCAATATTTTAGAGCCTCAAGTTGGAGCTGCGCCGGGTATGATTAAAGTGCTTTACACAGGAGGTTATAAAGCAGATGGTACACCAGAAAGAGCAATAGGACCACAAGACAGACAAATTATTGATACCAATCCGAAATGGCAAGGTGGATTTAATATGAAATTTGCTTACAAAGGGTTTGAATTAAGCACTGTAGGTGCATTCCAAAAAGGAGGAGTTCTTATTAGTTCAATTTATGGTTCTGCAGGATATCTCAATAGATTAACCGGTAGAGGAAATAATGTGGATGTAGATTATTACACTGATGATAATCCGAACGCAAGATACCCAAAACCTGGAGGTCTGCAAAGTGGTGATAATGCAAAATACCTTTCAACATTGGCACTTTTCGATGGTTCTTATTTAAAACTAAGAACTCTAACTTTAGGATATAATTTAAAGAAAGAATATCTTAATGACTTAGGTCTTAATAATCTAAGAATTTATTTCACAGTTACTAATCCGTTAGTATTATTCTCTCCATACCACAAACAATCGGGCATGGATCCAGAGCCAAACTCAACTGGAGATCAAAATCAGGCTGTAAGTGGATATCAAAGCCGTCAGCTTATTATTGGGACGAACAATCCTGCAACAAGAAGTTTTATAATGGGAATTAATTTATCTTTTTAA
- the xylA gene encoding xylose isomerase, with protein sequence MNTLTGTKEYFTGIDKIKFEGKESRNPLAFRYYEADRVVMGKPMKDWTRFAMAWWHTLCADGSDPFGTSTIHHPWNKSTDAVSRAKYKMDAGFEFMQKMGFNFYCFHDIDLVDPADNWKDYEKNLQEVVEYAKEKQKETGIKLLWGTANVFTHERYMNGASTNPNFDVVACAGTQVKNSIDATIALGGENYVFWGGREGYMSLLNTDMKREKEHLARFLSISRDYARSQGFTGNFLIEPKPMEPTKHQYDYDAETVIGFLRHYGLDKDFKLNLEVNHATLAGHTFEHELQAAVDAGMLGSIDANRGDYQNGWDTDQFPVDYLEMIQAWLVLLPAGGLGKGGVNFDAKIRRNSTDAEDLFIAHVSGMDAFAKGLLVAADILENSDYKKLRTERYSSFDNGNGKAFEEGKLTLEDLQKIAHQSGEPMPKSGKQELFEAIVNMYI encoded by the coding sequence ATGAACACTTTAACAGGTACAAAAGAGTATTTTACAGGTATCGACAAAATCAAATTTGAAGGTAAAGAAAGCAGAAATCCATTGGCATTTCGCTATTATGAAGCGGATAGAGTAGTAATGGGAAAACCAATGAAAGACTGGACAAGATTTGCTATGGCTTGGTGGCATACACTATGTGCGGATGGAAGCGATCCTTTTGGAACATCTACCATTCATCATCCTTGGAACAAATCTACAGATGCCGTTTCCAGAGCAAAATATAAAATGGATGCAGGTTTTGAGTTTATGCAGAAAATGGGATTCAATTTCTACTGTTTCCACGATATCGACTTGGTAGATCCGGCTGATAACTGGAAAGACTACGAAAAAAATCTTCAGGAGGTTGTAGAATACGCTAAAGAAAAACAAAAAGAAACGGGTATCAAATTACTTTGGGGAACAGCTAACGTTTTTACACACGAGCGTTATATGAACGGAGCTTCTACCAATCCTAACTTTGATGTTGTGGCTTGCGCAGGAACTCAGGTTAAAAATTCTATCGATGCAACGATTGCATTAGGCGGCGAAAACTATGTATTCTGGGGAGGTAGAGAAGGGTATATGAGCCTTTTGAACACAGATATGAAGCGTGAAAAAGAGCATCTTGCACGTTTTCTTAGCATCTCTCGCGATTATGCAAGAAGCCAAGGTTTTACAGGTAATTTCTTGATCGAGCCAAAACCGATGGAACCTACAAAACACCAGTACGACTACGATGCAGAAACAGTAATCGGTTTCCTAAGACATTATGGATTGGATAAAGATTTCAAACTGAATCTTGAAGTTAACCACGCTACATTGGCTGGTCATACCTTCGAGCACGAGCTTCAGGCAGCTGTAGATGCAGGGATGTTAGGTAGTATTGATGCGAACAGAGGCGATTACCAAAACGGTTGGGATACAGACCAGTTCCCGGTAGATTATTTGGAAATGATCCAGGCTTGGTTGGTTCTTCTTCCAGCGGGTGGATTAGGAAAAGGCGGTGTTAATTTCGATGCAAAAATCCGTCGTAATTCTACCGATGCAGAAGATCTTTTCATTGCACACGTTTCAGGTATGGATGCTTTTGCAAAAGGATTATTGGTAGCTGCTGATATTCTTGAAAATTCGGATTACAAAAAATTGAGAACAGAAAGATATTCATCATTCGATAATGGTAACGGTAAAGCATTCGAAGAAGGGAAACTTACTTTGGAAGACCTTCAGAAAATTGCTCATCAATCTGGTGAACCAATGCCAAAAAGCGGAAAACAGGAATTGTTTGAGGCTATTGTAAATATGTATATCTAA